A section of the Natronolimnobius sp. AArcel1 genome encodes:
- a CDS encoding NAD(P)/FAD-dependent oxidoreductase produces the protein MSTDTTPDVRDVVIVGSGVAGLSAAVYTARADLKPLVLEGPEPGGQLTLTTDVENYLGFPEGVGGMELIQNGKEQASRFGAEFAHGTVETASLEEHPFELELATGETLRTRALIVATGASARWVGADGEDDLMGYGLSTCATCDGAFHRGDDVLVIGGGDSAMEEALFLAKFADSVTVVHRRDELRASDIMAQRARDHDAIEFRWNTELLEIQGSQEHGVTGATLVHHPDGHPTDKLESGLAVERETVDVGGIFYGVGHVPNTEFLAETPVELEEDGYLRTEPGMTTETAVEGVFGAGDVMDPDYRQAITAAGTGSMAALDAEAWLDTRGTTRDLQPVVEVKLDD, from the coding sequence ATGAGTACGGACACGACACCGGACGTTCGAGATGTCGTCATTGTCGGCTCCGGCGTTGCCGGTCTCTCGGCTGCCGTCTACACCGCTCGTGCAGATCTCAAGCCACTCGTCCTCGAGGGGCCCGAGCCCGGCGGCCAGCTCACGCTGACGACCGACGTCGAGAACTATCTCGGCTTCCCAGAGGGGGTCGGCGGGATGGAACTCATCCAGAATGGCAAGGAGCAAGCGTCGCGTTTCGGAGCCGAGTTCGCCCACGGAACTGTCGAGACTGCCAGCCTCGAGGAGCACCCGTTCGAACTCGAGTTGGCAACCGGTGAGACGCTGCGAACGCGTGCCCTGATCGTCGCGACCGGTGCAAGCGCGCGCTGGGTTGGCGCTGACGGCGAAGATGATCTGATGGGCTATGGCCTGTCGACGTGTGCCACCTGTGACGGTGCGTTCCACCGTGGTGACGATGTCCTCGTCATCGGCGGTGGCGACTCGGCGATGGAGGAAGCGCTCTTCCTCGCGAAGTTCGCCGACAGCGTGACGGTTGTCCACCGCCGCGACGAACTCCGTGCGTCGGACATCATGGCTCAACGGGCCCGCGACCACGATGCGATCGAGTTCCGCTGGAACACTGAACTACTCGAGATACAGGGCTCTCAGGAACACGGCGTTACCGGTGCAACGCTGGTCCACCACCCCGATGGCCATCCAACGGACAAACTCGAGTCAGGTCTCGCAGTCGAGCGCGAAACCGTCGACGTTGGCGGCATCTTCTATGGTGTCGGCCACGTCCCGAACACGGAGTTCCTTGCGGAGACGCCCGTCGAACTCGAGGAGGACGGCTACCTTCGAACCGAACCTGGGATGACGACCGAGACTGCCGTCGAGGGTGTCTTTGGTGCAGGTGATGTGATGGACCCAGACTATCGCCAGGCGATTACGGCCGCTGGAACTGGGAGCATGGCCGCACTCGACGCTGAAGCGTGGCTCGATACTCGGGGCACCACCCGAGATTTACAGCCAGTTGTCGAAGTCAAACTCGACGACTAG
- the trxA gene encoding thioredoxin produces the protein MTTDVNSGSTPQSPVEPLHIDGKDHLDEVVASHDVVLVDFFAEWCGPCKMLEPVLDDLARKTEGTIAKVDVDQHPQLASAYGVRGVPTLILYVDGEQVEQHTGALPADRLQTLIETHSE, from the coding sequence ATGACAACTGATGTCAACAGTGGATCAACGCCACAATCTCCGGTAGAACCGCTCCACATTGACGGAAAAGATCACCTCGACGAAGTCGTCGCGAGCCACGATGTCGTCCTCGTAGATTTCTTTGCGGAGTGGTGTGGACCGTGCAAGATGCTCGAGCCGGTCCTCGATGACCTCGCGAGAAAGACGGAAGGGACCATCGCCAAAGTCGATGTCGACCAGCATCCACAACTGGCCAGTGCGTACGGCGTTCGCGGCGTCCCAACGCTGATCCTGTACGTCGACGGTGAACAGGTCGAACAACACACCGGTGCGTTGCCGGCTGACCGACTGCAGACGCTCATCGAAACCCACAGCGAATGA
- a CDS encoding cation:proton antiporter — protein MLVATVALVLALGVASRVLADRLQIPSVLFLIVAGIAIGPEVLGLVSRETFGGGLSAMVGVSVAIILFEGSYHLRLEKLRESPTALIRLVTVGAAITWLGTAAAVVVFLETSLEVGLLVGALLIATGPTVIGPILQVVTVRDHVAAVLEGEGILNDVTAAILVVVVFEVLIAGNGTPAALVGDFITRLFVGLAVGATIAGLVWLVLDYGGSRPCAAPLHARLIVLAGIVVAYAGAETIASETGIAAAAMAGFVLGNVDLPYHEDVIDFLDDLSVVVLSFVFVALAALIDFADIRALGLAGIAIVIAVTLVLRPAVIYLSTTNERFTRNERLFLSAVGPRGIIPASVATLFAVELQTLGRPQEAQLLAGTVFLIIFATVVLQAGLARQLAHYLNISPMRTILIGGGRVGLSLAERLEQDGENVLLVDHDSTAVKTARKRGLTALEGDGTDASVLETAAADNAKAVIATTPDDDVNLLVCQLAKTTFDVDTVASRVNQPDNVDAFESLGVRAIDLSMATAWSLENVLERPSLSAWMNELGRTGDVQEIEVTATDLVGKTIAELNAEIPDGVIVGLLTHRDGATEVPTGDHELRDGDRVTFLGQTDAVDRASKRFHPHD, from the coding sequence ATGCTCGTCGCGACGGTCGCGCTCGTGCTCGCCCTCGGCGTCGCCTCTCGAGTTCTTGCAGACCGACTCCAGATTCCGAGTGTCCTCTTTCTGATCGTCGCCGGAATCGCAATCGGTCCCGAAGTGCTCGGACTCGTCTCTCGAGAGACGTTCGGTGGCGGCCTCTCGGCGATGGTCGGCGTGAGTGTCGCGATCATCCTCTTCGAGGGCAGCTATCACCTCCGTCTCGAGAAACTGCGTGAGAGTCCAACGGCGCTCATCCGTCTCGTCACCGTCGGCGCGGCGATTACGTGGCTCGGGACCGCTGCTGCAGTTGTCGTGTTCCTCGAGACCAGTCTCGAGGTTGGCCTGTTGGTCGGCGCGCTGTTGATCGCCACCGGGCCGACGGTAATCGGCCCCATCCTGCAGGTCGTTACTGTCCGGGATCACGTCGCGGCCGTACTCGAGGGCGAGGGGATACTCAATGACGTGACAGCGGCAATTTTGGTTGTCGTCGTTTTCGAGGTTCTCATCGCCGGGAACGGAACGCCGGCCGCACTCGTCGGTGATTTCATCACACGGCTGTTTGTCGGGCTCGCAGTCGGTGCGACTATCGCTGGCCTCGTCTGGCTGGTCCTCGATTACGGTGGTTCCAGGCCCTGTGCAGCGCCGTTGCACGCTCGGTTGATTGTTCTTGCGGGGATTGTCGTTGCCTATGCCGGGGCCGAAACGATCGCCAGCGAGACGGGAATCGCTGCGGCTGCGATGGCCGGCTTCGTGCTCGGGAACGTCGACCTTCCCTACCACGAGGACGTAATCGATTTCCTCGACGATCTTTCGGTCGTCGTCCTCTCGTTCGTCTTTGTCGCGCTGGCGGCGTTGATCGACTTTGCGGATATCCGCGCGCTCGGACTGGCTGGCATTGCCATCGTCATCGCAGTCACGTTGGTGCTTCGGCCGGCCGTCATCTACCTCTCGACGACGAACGAGCGGTTCACCCGCAATGAGCGACTGTTCCTCAGCGCTGTTGGCCCACGGGGAATTATCCCCGCCAGCGTCGCCACACTGTTTGCCGTCGAGTTGCAAACACTCGGTCGGCCACAAGAGGCGCAGTTGCTCGCCGGCACCGTCTTTCTCATCATCTTCGCGACGGTCGTCCTTCAGGCCGGCCTCGCACGACAACTCGCACACTACCTCAACATTTCACCAATGCGTACGATACTCATCGGCGGGGGCCGAGTCGGCCTCTCGCTTGCAGAACGGCTCGAACAGGATGGCGAAAACGTACTGCTCGTCGATCACGACTCCACCGCAGTCAAAACAGCCCGAAAACGTGGTCTTACCGCCCTCGAGGGCGATGGAACTGACGCTTCCGTCCTCGAGACGGCGGCTGCCGACAACGCGAAAGCGGTCATCGCGACGACGCCTGATGACGACGTTAACCTGTTGGTTTGCCAACTTGCGAAGACGACCTTCGACGTCGATACTGTTGCCTCGAGAGTCAACCAACCGGACAACGTCGATGCGTTCGAATCACTCGGTGTTCGTGCGATTGACCTCTCGATGGCGACCGCATGGTCACTCGAGAACGTCCTCGAGCGGCCGTCGCTGTCGGCGTGGATGAACGAACTCGGACGGACTGGTGACGTCCAGGAGATCGAAGTAACGGCAACGGACCTCGTCGGAAAGACAATCGCCGAACTCAATGCTGAAATCCCAGATGGTGTTATCGTCGGTTTGCTCACTCACCGAGACGGTGCGACCGAAGTCCCGACGGGCGATCACGAACTGCGCGATGGCGATCGGGTGACGTTCCTCGGCCAAACGGATGCAGTTGACCGTGCCAGCAAGCGGTTCCATCCACACGATTGA
- a CDS encoding sulfite exporter TauE/SafE family protein, producing MELLGLSLTLLVLFVSFGFMVGVLFGFFGMGGSFLITPTLLLLDYPASVAIGSGLAFYFGTSVIAVLKHYDVGQVDYKLGAILFVVLSVGIELGSRLVFGLEALGIANLVTGIAYVVLLAGIGALFLRRAYNIDDDVDEDDVDDEEIPPIATKIQSYTVPPMISLSSGGRASVWTITGAGGSVGLVSGLIGVGGGFIRMPAIYYLIGTPLTAAVGTSLFAGLFSGAFGTFTYGMSGSVDLTVVSLLLVGSALGARIGSAATTIVDEDDVIIYFGLMMVLASVGIALSELANWLGTGALDLVSVLLLVGSSFFVALMILYQVFTSLNEDDTRTQPTSNSGD from the coding sequence ATGGAATTACTGGGACTCAGCTTGACCCTGCTGGTGCTGTTCGTCAGCTTCGGCTTTATGGTCGGTGTCCTCTTCGGATTCTTCGGTATGGGTGGATCGTTCCTGATCACACCAACGCTGCTGTTGCTTGATTATCCCGCGTCGGTCGCAATCGGTAGTGGGTTGGCGTTTTACTTTGGCACGTCCGTGATCGCCGTGTTGAAACACTACGACGTCGGGCAGGTTGATTACAAACTCGGTGCGATTCTGTTCGTCGTCCTCTCGGTCGGGATTGAACTTGGGAGTCGACTCGTGTTCGGTCTCGAGGCGCTTGGAATCGCCAACCTTGTCACGGGAATTGCGTACGTCGTCCTGCTTGCAGGTATCGGTGCGCTGTTCTTGCGACGAGCCTACAACATCGATGACGATGTTGACGAGGACGACGTCGATGACGAAGAGATCCCTCCAATCGCCACAAAAATACAGTCGTACACCGTCCCTCCAATGATTTCGCTGTCTTCGGGCGGTCGTGCATCCGTGTGGACGATTACGGGGGCCGGTGGGAGCGTCGGTCTCGTATCGGGCCTGATCGGCGTTGGCGGCGGATTCATCCGTATGCCCGCGATCTACTATCTCATCGGGACGCCGTTGACGGCCGCAGTTGGCACGAGCCTGTTTGCCGGGTTGTTCTCAGGAGCCTTCGGTACCTTCACCTACGGCATGTCCGGTAGTGTCGACCTGACAGTCGTTTCCCTGCTGCTGGTCGGCAGCGCACTCGGTGCCAGAATCGGCTCGGCAGCGACCACAATCGTCGACGAGGACGACGTGATCATCTACTTCGGACTAATGATGGTGCTCGCGAGCGTCGGTATTGCCCTCAGCGAACTCGCGAACTGGCTAGGGACGGGCGCGCTCGATCTGGTCAGCGTCCTCCTGCTCGTTGGGTCGTCGTTCTTTGTGGCCTTGATGATTCTCTATCAGGTGTTCACGTCGCTCAACGAGGACGATACACGGACGCAGCCAACTTCCAACAGTGGTGACTGA
- a CDS encoding universal stress protein, giving the protein MKAVLATDLSAASEATIENETCLECLGRIGVNEMHLVTVIPSNVHRGMPGIDFEKRRRNAIRKYERVIEDAGFDVETHVVRGTPHRRIRGIAETIGASLTLVGSRGKSPLENRVIGSTARNLARTTETPLLVNRIEREAENPAVVRQHLFQRMLYATDFSTNADHAFETFSYLRHATQEATLVHVETPKDPDPSDADPTARLEELATQLEEWDIETRVERRQGDPADEILAVEDAVDPTTILVGSRGHSRLRRLLLGSVSEDLVARATGNVMLVPPA; this is encoded by the coding sequence ATGAAAGCGGTACTCGCTACTGACCTCTCTGCTGCCAGCGAGGCAACTATCGAGAACGAGACCTGTCTCGAGTGTCTGGGCCGAATCGGGGTCAACGAGATGCATCTTGTGACCGTGATTCCGTCGAACGTCCATCGCGGAATGCCCGGGATTGACTTTGAGAAGCGGCGACGGAACGCAATCAGAAAATACGAACGAGTCATCGAAGACGCCGGCTTCGACGTTGAAACGCACGTCGTCCGCGGCACGCCACATCGCCGCATTCGGGGAATCGCCGAAACGATCGGGGCAAGTCTCACGCTTGTCGGCTCGCGCGGGAAGAGTCCACTCGAGAACCGGGTCATTGGGTCGACGGCGCGCAACCTCGCGCGGACGACCGAGACGCCGTTACTCGTCAATCGAATCGAGAGAGAAGCTGAGAATCCAGCTGTCGTCAGACAGCACCTCTTTCAGCGCATGCTGTACGCGACGGACTTCTCCACAAACGCAGACCATGCGTTCGAGACATTTTCTTATCTCCGACACGCAACCCAAGAAGCAACCCTCGTCCACGTCGAGACACCAAAAGATCCGGATCCATCAGATGCCGATCCCACCGCACGACTCGAGGAGTTAGCAACCCAACTCGAGGAGTGGGATATCGAGACGCGAGTCGAACGTCGACAGGGTGATCCAGCCGACGAAATCCTCGCTGTCGAAGACGCTGTTGATCCCACGACGATCCTCGTTGGTTCGCGCGGGCATAGTCGACTTCGCCGACTCCTGCTCGGGAGCGTTTCAGAAGATCTCGTCGCTCGAGCAACCGGCAACGTGATGCTCGTTCCGCCTGCGTAA
- a CDS encoding vitamin K epoxide reductase family protein: MSTEIQRSMAFDYDWEYSPRVATLFGAFALVAVIGWLVTVMLTAIHLFAIPAIPADAPVQGSIEVITSPWAYVFGIPLATLGGFYYLTTIGLALWWFDTRHPLLIKILTPITASGVVFSTYFVYLQLGVIGEICPFCMVSAAATVILFALEIVILRKSTTPSLSSMSSDLGRVLAGTNYAIVLVPVFMGLVTIAGMFIVPLLPLPDAVQFV, translated from the coding sequence ATGTCAACAGAAATCCAGAGGTCCATGGCGTTCGATTACGACTGGGAGTACTCGCCGCGCGTAGCAACGTTATTCGGAGCCTTCGCGCTTGTTGCAGTTATTGGCTGGCTCGTGACAGTGATGCTGACAGCGATACACTTGTTCGCTATCCCCGCAATTCCAGCTGACGCACCGGTGCAAGGGAGCATCGAAGTGATCACGAGTCCATGGGCCTACGTCTTCGGCATTCCACTGGCAACCCTCGGTGGCTTCTACTACCTGACAACGATCGGGCTCGCACTCTGGTGGTTCGACACCCGACACCCGCTGCTCATCAAGATCCTGACGCCAATTACGGCAAGCGGCGTCGTGTTCTCGACGTACTTCGTCTACTTGCAACTGGGCGTCATCGGTGAGATCTGCCCGTTCTGCATGGTGTCCGCCGCGGCGACAGTCATCTTGTTCGCCCTCGAGATAGTGATCCTCCGTAAGAGCACAACGCCGTCACTGTCCAGTATGAGCAGCGACCTAGGTCGCGTCCTCGCGGGGACGAACTACGCAATCGTGCTCGTGCCAGTCTTCATGGGACTGGTGACGATTGCCGGAATGTTCATCGTGCCCCTGCTCCCACTGCCGGACGCCGTCCAGTTCGTCTAG
- a CDS encoding ATP-binding protein — MSLWSISISGKHLVYALGVFYVLVAIVTAFVPTSHDESLSSVLVTFAFITGSGLVLIVGGYRLPQTDIASQFHHDIFSRTLAGIAVMLAILALYHVQPGIGLSEPQRSLPILTGFAGVAGFAVGTFDARAKTRELELEHQNRQLEQVQARLEDSNERLEQFAYAASHDLQEPLRMISNYLQLIDKRYGDELDEDATEFLEYAVDGSERMTEMIDGLLQYSRVDTQGEPFEPVSLEAVLDDVCKDLEFCIEESHAELEWSELPRVDGDARQLRQLFQNLLTNAIEYSNMEDASPRIEIDAKRGESPRPSQQPDDTVNIGSDDWVIAVSDNGIGIDPADQERIFEVFQRLHTQEEHAGTGIGLALCKRVVERHGGRIWVDSEPGEGTTILITLPAAGTGDSDRAPRPNAEPTGHEDA; from the coding sequence ATGTCTCTGTGGTCTATTTCGATCAGCGGGAAACACCTTGTTTACGCGCTCGGGGTGTTCTATGTTCTCGTTGCGATCGTGACCGCATTTGTTCCCACCTCACACGACGAGTCGCTCAGTTCTGTCCTCGTAACGTTCGCCTTTATCACCGGTTCCGGTCTCGTCCTGATAGTCGGTGGGTATCGTCTTCCACAAACCGATATTGCGTCGCAGTTCCATCATGATATCTTCAGTCGTACACTCGCTGGAATCGCCGTGATGCTCGCTATTCTCGCGCTCTATCACGTTCAGCCTGGGATTGGCCTCTCCGAACCGCAGCGATCGTTGCCGATTCTCACCGGATTCGCTGGGGTTGCCGGCTTCGCCGTTGGTACTTTCGACGCGCGTGCGAAGACCCGAGAACTCGAACTCGAGCACCAAAATAGACAACTCGAACAGGTACAGGCACGCCTCGAGGACTCAAACGAGCGACTCGAACAGTTTGCCTACGCTGCGAGCCATGACCTCCAGGAACCGCTTCGGATGATCTCGAACTATCTGCAACTGATCGACAAGCGCTATGGTGACGAGCTGGACGAGGACGCGACGGAGTTCCTCGAGTACGCGGTCGACGGTTCCGAACGAATGACAGAAATGATCGATGGTCTGCTCCAGTATTCGCGGGTGGATACACAGGGAGAACCGTTCGAACCCGTCTCGCTCGAGGCGGTGCTCGACGATGTCTGCAAGGACCTCGAATTCTGTATTGAGGAATCTCACGCTGAACTCGAGTGGTCCGAACTGCCACGTGTTGACGGCGATGCGAGACAGCTTCGGCAACTGTTTCAAAACCTCCTCACGAACGCGATCGAGTACAGTAACATGGAGGACGCGTCGCCACGGATTGAGATCGATGCGAAGCGAGGTGAGTCGCCACGGCCTTCACAACAGCCCGACGACACTGTCAACATCGGCAGCGACGATTGGGTCATCGCTGTTAGCGACAACGGGATCGGTATTGATCCAGCGGATCAGGAGCGAATCTTCGAGGTGTTTCAGCGACTTCATACACAGGAGGAACACGCCGGGACCGGTATTGGCCTGGCACTGTGCAAACGAGTCGTCGAGCGCCATGGTGGCCGGATCTGGGTTGACTCCGAACCCGGCGAGGGAACGACGATTTTGATCACGCTTCCCGCAGCCGGAACAGGTGATTCCGATCGGGCACCGCGACCGAACGCAGAACCGACTGGTCACGAAGACGCGTGA
- a CDS encoding class I SAM-dependent methyltransferase: MGFHTFPIERADKLEDPSRYRFCSREELLEMLGLDSDAVVADLGSGTGFYSRDVAPFVDTLYAVDVQEAMHEYHREAGLLENVELVTAGVDSLPFDDDELDGAFSTMTHHEYATDETMVELARVIRPDGRLVTVDWSGDGTGDDGPDIDERFNVSDVVAHLEDADFTVERIHNRPETLAVVARR; this comes from the coding sequence ATGGGATTCCATACGTTTCCAATCGAACGTGCCGACAAACTCGAGGACCCATCGCGATACCGCTTTTGCTCACGCGAGGAACTACTCGAGATGCTTGGACTCGATTCCGACGCTGTCGTTGCAGACTTGGGTTCAGGAACTGGATTCTACTCGCGCGATGTGGCTCCGTTTGTCGATACCCTGTATGCAGTCGACGTCCAGGAAGCGATGCACGAGTATCACCGCGAAGCGGGTCTGCTCGAGAACGTTGAACTGGTGACAGCCGGTGTTGACTCACTGCCATTCGATGACGACGAACTAGACGGTGCGTTCTCGACGATGACCCATCACGAGTACGCCACGGATGAGACGATGGTGGAACTCGCCCGGGTGATCCGCCCGGATGGCCGTCTTGTGACTGTTGACTGGTCTGGCGATGGAACAGGAGACGACGGACCTGATATTGATGAGCGATTTAATGTCAGCGACGTTGTCGCACACCTCGAGGATGCAGATTTTACTGTCGAGCGAATTCATAACCGTCCGGAGACGCTAGCAGTCGTTGCTCGTCGATAA
- a CDS encoding heavy metal translocating P-type ATPase codes for METHSSPTSAGVDESQGLAARLNIRRQGLFVALTFLGMIGGLVGSWTGAPLWVVWSCYAGAYVFGGWYGLKASIAALREPAVEIDLLMIVAALGALYIGAPFEGAMLLFLFSLSGVLEEYAIGRSRTAIKSLVEMRPESARILRDGTEITTPIDDVNIGDVFVVRPGDRLPLDGVVETGESTVDQSSLTGESIPVAKSPGDEVFSGTINETGSLEVRVTREATESAISRLIQMVERAQEKRAPTQQLIDRFEQPYVLGVFAMTVVAIALPLTLLNHAFEPTFYRAMTLMVAASPCAVIISTPAAVLSAISAGGRQGVLFKGGEHIETAGNVDAIAFDKTGTLTEGNTRLTDVTAREAAFPATDGGSVEPNLLEEWVDGGMSTDDQLLALAAAVQSRSEHHLADATVEVAAERNLEIPDSSEFDAVVGKGVHATVDGQTIHIGNPRYIETVLGGCSIDGREVGLEAVRDLESHGKTSVLVVREPADDHCTVLGWLAFTDTIRPDAAEMIDQLRERGVEQIVMLTGDNERVAQYIADELGIDEVYAALLPEEKVEHVEALQERHEAVAMVGDGVNDAPALATADISIGMGGAGTDVALETADIVLMSDKLDRLPYAFALSNETKRTLYINFAIAFGAIAVMVIAILTAGIPLPIAVIGHEGSTVLVSLIGLRLLAFDG; via the coding sequence ATGGAGACACACTCGAGTCCCACGTCAGCTGGCGTTGACGAGTCACAGGGGCTGGCTGCACGCCTGAACATCAGGCGTCAGGGGCTTTTCGTTGCTCTCACGTTTTTGGGGATGATCGGCGGGCTCGTTGGGAGTTGGACCGGTGCGCCACTGTGGGTTGTTTGGAGCTGTTACGCCGGTGCGTACGTCTTTGGCGGTTGGTACGGTCTCAAAGCAAGCATTGCGGCACTGCGAGAGCCTGCAGTAGAGATCGACCTGTTGATGATCGTCGCCGCACTCGGTGCGCTCTATATCGGTGCGCCGTTTGAAGGCGCGATGTTGTTGTTTCTGTTTTCCCTGTCTGGCGTTCTCGAGGAGTACGCCATCGGTCGTTCACGAACCGCGATCAAGTCACTGGTCGAGATGCGACCAGAGTCGGCCCGCATCCTTCGTGATGGGACGGAAATAACGACACCGATCGACGACGTCAACATCGGAGACGTGTTCGTTGTTCGACCAGGTGATCGACTGCCTCTCGATGGCGTCGTCGAAACCGGTGAGAGTACGGTCGATCAGTCTTCGCTCACTGGTGAATCGATTCCCGTGGCCAAATCGCCCGGTGACGAGGTGTTCAGCGGGACGATCAACGAGACGGGCAGTCTCGAGGTACGGGTCACGCGAGAGGCGACGGAGTCGGCGATCTCCCGGCTGATCCAGATGGTTGAGCGAGCCCAAGAGAAGCGAGCACCGACACAGCAACTCATCGACCGATTCGAGCAACCCTACGTGCTCGGCGTCTTTGCAATGACGGTGGTTGCGATTGCTCTCCCGCTCACGCTATTGAATCACGCGTTCGAGCCGACGTTCTACCGTGCGATGACGCTCATGGTCGCCGCATCCCCGTGTGCAGTCATCATTTCGACGCCAGCAGCCGTTCTATCGGCGATCTCTGCTGGTGGCCGACAGGGTGTTTTGTTCAAAGGTGGTGAGCACATCGAAACTGCTGGAAACGTCGACGCAATCGCATTCGATAAGACAGGGACACTGACCGAAGGGAACACTCGTCTCACCGATGTGACCGCACGTGAGGCCGCCTTTCCTGCCACTGATGGAGGCTCTGTTGAACCCAATTTGCTCGAGGAGTGGGTTGACGGCGGAATGTCGACCGATGATCAACTGTTGGCGCTTGCAGCAGCTGTCCAGTCACGATCGGAACACCATCTTGCTGACGCAACCGTTGAGGTAGCTGCGGAGCGCAATCTCGAGATTCCCGACTCGAGTGAGTTTGACGCAGTCGTCGGGAAAGGGGTCCATGCAACCGTCGACGGACAGACGATTCATATCGGAAATCCACGGTACATCGAGACCGTTCTGGGCGGATGCTCGATAGACGGCCGAGAGGTTGGACTCGAGGCCGTCCGTGATCTCGAATCTCACGGAAAGACGAGCGTTCTTGTCGTACGCGAACCCGCTGATGACCACTGTACCGTCCTCGGTTGGCTCGCTTTCACCGATACGATCCGGCCTGATGCGGCCGAGATGATCGACCAGCTCCGCGAGCGCGGCGTCGAACAGATCGTCATGCTCACTGGGGACAACGAGCGAGTCGCTCAGTACATTGCTGACGAACTCGGGATTGACGAGGTCTACGCAGCGTTACTCCCCGAAGAGAAAGTCGAACACGTCGAAGCGTTACAGGAACGCCACGAGGCCGTTGCGATGGTCGGTGATGGGGTCAACGATGCGCCTGCGCTTGCGACGGCAGATATCAGCATTGGTATGGGTGGGGCTGGGACCGATGTCGCTCTCGAGACGGCCGATATCGTCCTTATGTCGGACAAACTCGATCGCCTCCCCTACGCGTTTGCACTCAGCAACGAAACGAAACGCACACTGTACATCAATTTCGCTATCGCGTTCGGTGCAATTGCGGTTATGGTAATCGCAATTCTCACCGCCGGTATTCCACTCCCAATTGCAGTGATTGGACATGAGGGATCGACCGTCCTCGTCAGTCTAATTGGGTTGCGGCTACTCGCTTTCGATGGCTAA
- a CDS encoding co-chaperone YbbN, which produces MSDSLEDERAQIREQKKRELQQRLENGGELGADEPATTTPSEPISIKGQSHFEEVINAHTVVLVDCYADWCGPCQMLEPTIEALAEESDAAVAKVDVDQHQVLAQQLGAQGVPTLVLYADGEPVERTVGAQTKGQLEGLIERHSSQQ; this is translated from the coding sequence ATGAGCGACTCACTCGAGGATGAACGAGCGCAGATTCGTGAACAGAAAAAACGAGAACTCCAGCAACGCCTCGAGAACGGTGGTGAGTTGGGAGCAGACGAACCCGCCACTACAACGCCGTCCGAGCCAATTTCAATAAAGGGACAGTCCCATTTTGAGGAGGTCATCAACGCGCATACCGTCGTCCTCGTCGACTGTTATGCCGATTGGTGTGGTCCCTGCCAGATGCTCGAGCCAACAATCGAGGCGCTCGCCGAAGAAAGCGATGCCGCCGTCGCGAAGGTCGACGTCGACCAGCATCAAGTACTTGCCCAGCAACTGGGTGCACAGGGCGTGCCGACCCTTGTACTCTATGCCGATGGCGAGCCTGTCGAACGAACAGTTGGGGCACAAACGAAAGGACAACTCGAGGGCCTGATCGAGCGCCACAGCAGCCAGCAGTGA